The proteins below are encoded in one region of uncultured Eubacteriales bacterium:
- a CDS encoding Endodeoxyribonuclease RusA: MVKLTIPGTLPNLNDYITAERTSRYKAAAMKRQAEQAVMLVAKRHLRGVRFDRPVTMRYTWYEPNRRRDKDNVSSFGRKVIQDALVRAGILKNDGWAEIERFEDSFVVDAKHPRIEVEIYDGRLDPS; encoded by the coding sequence ATGGTTAAGCTGACGATACCGGGAACCTTACCAAATCTTAACGACTACATAACCGCCGAACGCACCAGCCGCTATAAAGCCGCAGCCATGAAACGCCAAGCCGAGCAAGCGGTAATGCTTGTGGCAAAACGTCACCTCCGAGGTGTGCGGTTTGATAGGCCGGTGACAATGCGCTACACATGGTATGAGCCGAACCGCCGCCGTGACAAGGACAACGTGTCTAGCTTTGGGCGCAAGGTGATACAGGATGCTTTAGTACGGGCTGGCATACTGAAAAACGACGGATGGGCCGAAATAGAGCGCTTTGAGGATAGCTTTGTGGTCGACGCAAAGCACCCCCGCATCGAGGTAGAAATCTATGACGGGAGGCTTGACCCCTCATGA